Proteins from one Arthrobacter sp. Soc17.1.1.1 genomic window:
- a CDS encoding SDR family NAD(P)-dependent oxidoreductase, producing the protein MVFTVRGRTVLVTGAGRGMGRLYAERAVREGAVAVVLWDVDGQALEEVVAGLASEASTLHSYVVDVASVESIRSAASAVLGEVGVPDVLVNNAGIVRGKYFWEHDHDADIDLTLRINTGGPMHVTRAFLPAMMERGTPARILNVASASGTVSVPRMSVYAASKWAVIGWSDSLRLELVAAGHPIAVTTLIPSYIRTGMFEGARGPLLTPLMEPEYVVDRAWRGLLAGRARIQLPWTVQLAGTLRNLLPQPAWDVVAGRIFKVYSSMEHFTGRSDDSPVDGRKA; encoded by the coding sequence ATGGTATTCACGGTCCGAGGGCGCACCGTACTGGTCACGGGCGCAGGGAGGGGCATGGGCCGGCTGTACGCGGAGCGCGCCGTCCGGGAGGGCGCCGTCGCCGTCGTCCTGTGGGACGTGGACGGGCAGGCCCTCGAGGAGGTGGTGGCGGGCCTCGCCTCGGAGGCGAGCACGCTCCACAGCTACGTGGTGGACGTCGCGTCGGTGGAGTCCATCCGGTCCGCTGCGAGCGCTGTCCTCGGCGAGGTCGGCGTGCCGGACGTGCTGGTGAACAACGCGGGGATCGTGCGCGGCAAGTACTTCTGGGAGCACGACCACGACGCCGACATCGACCTCACCCTGCGCATCAACACGGGCGGTCCGATGCACGTCACGCGCGCCTTCCTCCCGGCCATGATGGAGCGCGGCACGCCCGCGAGGATCCTCAACGTCGCCTCGGCGTCGGGGACGGTCTCCGTGCCGAGGATGAGCGTGTACGCGGCGTCCAAGTGGGCCGTGATCGGATGGAGCGATTCGCTGCGGCTCGAACTCGTGGCGGCCGGTCACCCGATCGCCGTGACCACCCTCATCCCGAGCTACATCAGGACCGGCATGTTCGAGGGGGCCCGCGGGCCCCTGCTGACGCCGCTCATGGAGCCGGAGTACGTGGTGGACAGGGCATGGCGCGGCCTGCTCGCCGGTCGGGCGCGCATCCAGCTGCCCTGGACCGTGCAGCTCGCCGGGACGCTGCGGAACCTGTTGCCCCAACCCGCATGGGACGTCGTCGCCGGCCGGATCTTCAAGGTCTACAGCTCCATGGAGCACTTCACGGGTCGTTCGGACGACTCCCCGGTGGACGGGCGGAAGGCCTGA
- a CDS encoding choice-of-anchor G family protein: MVAGPATSAMAAPTDRSEALGRFLGGEALGIDLDTLAAVRGALEQNPSGNHPAGPTANPLTAEVLSTLGVNLDGTLQLFGPNGIIQLGAAAQYAEAADNGDAVAASGAVSDQGGISLGGAGTPPSDARISLTPVLGSVPGAGAAVSQLDVQLGALGSIASQTQGAPVVSDYLIADARLDLTSPLVGSTVSGTVNALQATVNSVEGLLETALGARLNVRGLATATADVDIAEPNLQALLPTAFTSTTTPGVTLDLQTGQVSVDVDTVLAANGLDINDLPPNSPLLSGATGDAIARAVLTTLIEAVDQVEANLITTVRSLAVTGKVAVTVDLPLLPDVVVGVALGGTLNDITVTTTGATGAVLGLLNVDSLVNLAVDGVLSGVVEPALALVSTTLNGVAAGLPTAVVDPILDVVESVVLIRANVQPQAGDLGTGSFTVRAVDVQVLPGSGLATVNLASSTVRGTAYVAPAPAIALTPSTVTAGGSTTVTGSGFTPGESVTVRLPNINGGPAPTVTTAAAPDGTISVILPVPAAYPVGLAGVVATGAQSNRPAAAELTVTAPASDPAITLDPATISVGGTTTVSGTGFAPAEAVTVSLPAAGGAAPSVTVTATPEGTISIPLTVPAGYPGGTVDVTARGVVSADPATAALTVTAITYTPTITVDPATVIAGDDVTVTGGGFAAGETVTVSIPGADGGDRISEDVTAGTDGTITATLPVPEDYPAGDVDVTAVGPVSNAPASADLTVDAPVVYAPAITLDPATIVAGGSTTVTGTGFAPGETVEVSIPRAGDGAPISVGVTAGPDGDITATVPVPADYVPGNVTVTALGEVSDTPATAELTVTYEPGITLDPATLVAGGSTTVTGTGFAPGETVEVSIPGVNNGDPISVDVTAAADGGIEAVLVVPSGYPFGGVVVTAKGQVSKTPMTADLAVTYDPAITLDPAIVVAGDDVTVTGDGFAADETVTVSIPGANGGARIEVEVGADAEGTISATLPVPADYPAGTVDVTALGGVSETAATADLEVVYRPTVTVPERIVAGDRIPVTGSGFVPGEIVAVSLPDAAGTPITVEVSADRYGAITATLLVPGNYPAGAADVTATGEVSGVPVTDRLTVVYEPSVTVPEVVVAGGGIAVDGEGFASGETVVVSIPGANGGAPIEIRTTADADGGITTTLPVPTDYPLGPVDVTVVGNVSRTPVTEEVLVEEPATTYTPGIGLEPATVVPGGTTTVTGEGFAPGETVTVSLPGVGGTPIQVEETADGDGAIDVGVTVPGNYPVGPVDVTVVGDISKTPVTGELMVEEPDVVYTPVIAVDPSTVVAGGSTTVTGTGFAAGETVTVSLPGVDGGAPVSVSTTAGPDGVITANLRVPANYPAGDVTVTALGTVSKAGGNDDLVVVYETSITAAETVIAGDSTTVTGAGFAPGETVTVSLPGVDGGAPVSVSTTAGPDGVITANLRVPANYPAGDVTVTALGAVSKTAATDDLSVAYEPSITAPRTVLAGSDVTVIGGGFAPGETVTVSIPGFDGGADILVQVTAGSDGTISATLAVPGAYPAGDVTVTALGTASKTAATHELSVTYRTTITVPGTVTAGDDIAVTGGGFAPGETVTVSIPGAAQGDALIDVEVTAGADGTITANLQVPGNYPAGTVDVTARGAVSATPATADLTVDYETAITVDPATVVAGSSTTVTGDGFAAGETVTVSIPGVNGGQAISVSTTANDDGEISATLLVPGTYPAGDVVVTARGAVSDAEATTVLAVTYETAITLDPATVVAGSSTTVTGDGFAAGETVTVSIPGVNGGQAISVDVTANDDGGIDAIIVVPGGYVPGTVTVTALGAVSKTEATTELAVTYDPTITVDPATVVAGSSTTVTGVGFAAGETVTLSIPGVNGGAPISGTTTANDDGEITATLLVPGTYPAGDVVVTARGVVSATAVTAGFEITYRTAITVPATVAAGGDLGVSGTGFAAGETVTLSIPGVNGGPAVSGTTTANGDGEIIATLTVPGDYPAGDVVVTARGAVSRVAATDTTAVTYDPTITVPATVVAGDGITVTGDGFAPGETVTVSIPGVDGDEQISVGTTAGAEGTITVTVPVPADYPAGAVEITAVGAVSGTPVSGDLAVIYTPLITLDPSTVVAGGSTTVTGGGFAPGETVRVSIPGVDGGDPIEVEVPADEDGAIDVDITVPGGYPAGPVEVTVAGDISDTPVTEELTVEEIDDAYTPSITLDPSTVVAGGSTTVTGGGFAPGETVEVSIPGVDGGDPILVEDIADGEGAIEAVLEVPAGYPAGPVDITVIGDISDTPVVEELAVVYQPVVTVPGTVASGENLPVTGGGFAPKETVTVSIPGVGGGDPIEVEVEADEDGAIDVGITVPGGYPAGPVDVTVVGDVSKTPVVEEIAVVHQPSITLDPSTVVAGSSTTVTGTGFAAGETVTVSIPGMNGGAPISVSTTADADGTIEVALPVPAGYPAGTLTVTALGEVSDEEATAGLSVTYDTAISLTENEVTAGDDVTVTGTGFAPGETVTVSIPGTSEGDERISVTVTAAPDGTIRATLPVPDGYPQRDLVVTALGDISDTPATAELTIDTEGEGDEAAPDIIVDPGTAAPGDTVVVIGDGFTPGGTITVSLGCGGVATVVSDGEGSFSVEVTVPQDCPPGPTTVTADEDASDEAATVVLVIASSGDVTPGTDSGTDTGTDTGAGTDGGNIGGNNRGGDLASTGTSGLFALIGVALAVLVAGGAVLASSRSRRG; this comes from the coding sequence ATGGTGGCAGGACCAGCCACCAGCGCCATGGCGGCACCGACGGATCGATCGGAGGCGCTCGGCCGGTTCCTGGGCGGTGAGGCCCTGGGCATCGACCTCGACACCCTCGCTGCTGTCCGGGGGGCCCTCGAACAGAACCCGAGCGGCAACCACCCGGCCGGTCCGACCGCCAACCCCCTCACTGCCGAGGTACTCAGCACCCTCGGCGTGAACCTCGACGGGACTCTGCAGCTCTTCGGCCCCAATGGCATCATCCAGCTCGGAGCCGCGGCCCAGTACGCGGAGGCGGCCGACAACGGCGACGCCGTCGCGGCTTCCGGTGCGGTCAGCGACCAGGGCGGCATCTCCCTCGGGGGCGCAGGCACGCCTCCCTCCGACGCCCGCATCTCACTCACGCCCGTGCTCGGTTCCGTGCCGGGAGCCGGCGCGGCCGTGTCGCAGCTCGACGTCCAGCTCGGCGCACTCGGTTCGATCGCGTCGCAGACGCAGGGAGCTCCCGTGGTCAGCGACTACCTGATCGCCGACGCCCGGCTGGACCTGACGAGCCCTCTGGTCGGATCGACCGTCTCGGGGACCGTCAACGCACTTCAGGCCACGGTGAACAGCGTGGAGGGCCTCCTCGAGACGGCCCTCGGTGCCCGACTCAACGTCCGCGGTCTCGCGACGGCGACGGCGGACGTCGACATCGCCGAGCCGAACCTGCAGGCACTGCTCCCCACGGCCTTCACCTCGACCACCACGCCGGGCGTCACCCTCGACCTGCAGACCGGTCAGGTGTCGGTCGACGTCGACACGGTCCTCGCGGCCAACGGCCTGGACATCAACGACCTGCCGCCGAACAGCCCCCTTCTGAGCGGTGCGACCGGTGACGCCATCGCACGCGCCGTCCTCACCACGCTGATCGAGGCCGTCGACCAGGTGGAAGCGAACCTCATCACGACGGTCCGCTCGCTCGCCGTGACGGGCAAGGTCGCCGTCACCGTGGATCTCCCCCTGCTGCCGGACGTCGTCGTCGGTGTGGCGCTGGGCGGAACGCTGAATGACATCACCGTCACGACGACGGGCGCGACGGGCGCCGTCCTGGGACTGCTGAACGTCGACAGCCTGGTGAACCTCGCGGTCGACGGGGTCCTCAGCGGAGTGGTGGAGCCGGCGCTGGCCCTCGTGAGCACCACGCTGAACGGGGTGGCAGCGGGCCTGCCCACTGCCGTCGTCGACCCGATCCTCGACGTCGTGGAGTCCGTGGTCCTCATCCGCGCCAATGTGCAGCCGCAGGCAGGCGATCTCGGCACGGGGTCCTTCACGGTCCGTGCCGTCGATGTCCAGGTACTTCCCGGATCCGGGCTCGCCACCGTGAACCTCGCGTCATCCACGGTGCGCGGCACCGCCTACGTGGCACCCGCCCCCGCGATCGCGCTTACTCCGTCGACCGTCACCGCCGGTGGATCGACGACCGTGACCGGTTCCGGGTTCACGCCCGGTGAGAGCGTCACGGTCCGCCTGCCGAACATCAACGGAGGACCCGCGCCGACCGTCACGACCGCTGCTGCCCCGGACGGGACCATCTCCGTCATCCTGCCCGTCCCGGCCGCCTACCCCGTCGGCCTGGCCGGCGTGGTCGCCACCGGCGCGCAGTCGAACCGCCCCGCAGCGGCAGAGCTGACCGTGACCGCGCCCGCCTCCGACCCTGCCATCACCCTGGACCCCGCCACGATCAGCGTCGGCGGGACCACCACCGTCTCCGGCACCGGGTTCGCCCCCGCCGAGGCGGTCACGGTCAGTCTCCCCGCGGCCGGCGGCGCCGCCCCGAGCGTCACGGTGACGGCCACTCCGGAGGGCACCATCTCCATCCCGCTGACGGTGCCCGCAGGCTACCCGGGCGGCACCGTCGATGTGACGGCCCGCGGGGTCGTCTCCGCGGATCCCGCCACGGCGGCCCTCACCGTCACGGCCATCACCTACACCCCGACGATCACCGTGGATCCGGCCACCGTCATCGCAGGGGATGACGTCACGGTGACCGGCGGCGGCTTCGCCGCCGGTGAGACCGTCACGGTCTCCATCCCCGGCGCTGACGGTGGCGACCGCATCTCCGAGGATGTCACCGCCGGTACTGACGGGACCATCACTGCGACGCTTCCTGTTCCGGAGGACTACCCCGCGGGCGACGTCGATGTGACAGCGGTCGGCCCGGTGTCGAACGCACCCGCCAGTGCCGACCTGACGGTGGACGCGCCAGTCGTCTACGCCCCTGCCATCACTTTGGACCCGGCGACGATCGTCGCCGGCGGCAGCACCACGGTCACCGGCACCGGTTTCGCTCCCGGTGAGACCGTCGAGGTCTCGATCCCCCGCGCCGGCGATGGTGCCCCGATCTCGGTCGGCGTCACCGCCGGCCCTGATGGAGACATCACAGCGACGGTGCCGGTGCCCGCGGACTACGTCCCGGGCAACGTCACCGTGACCGCGCTCGGCGAGGTATCGGACACTCCCGCCACGGCGGAACTCACGGTCACCTACGAGCCCGGCATCACCCTGGACCCCGCGACCCTCGTCGCCGGCGGCAGCACCACGGTCACCGGCACCGGCTTCGCTCCCGGTGAGACCGTCGAGGTCTCCATCCCCGGCGTGAACAACGGCGACCCCATCTCGGTGGATGTCACCGCCGCTGCCGACGGGGGCATCGAGGCTGTCCTCGTCGTTCCCAGCGGCTACCCCTTCGGTGGAGTCGTGGTGACTGCTAAGGGCCAGGTGTCGAAGACCCCTATGACCGCCGACCTCGCCGTGACCTACGACCCCGCCATCACCCTGGACCCCGCGATCGTCGTCGCCGGCGATGACGTCACAGTGACCGGCGACGGCTTCGCCGCGGACGAGACCGTCACGGTCTCGATCCCCGGCGCCAACGGCGGCGCCCGGATCGAGGTCGAGGTCGGTGCCGACGCGGAGGGCACCATCTCCGCCACGCTGCCCGTCCCCGCCGACTACCCGGCCGGCACCGTCGACGTGACGGCGCTCGGTGGAGTCTCCGAGACTGCTGCGACGGCCGACCTCGAGGTCGTGTACCGGCCGACGGTCACGGTCCCCGAGCGCATCGTCGCCGGTGACCGCATCCCGGTGACCGGCAGCGGGTTCGTCCCGGGCGAGATCGTCGCGGTCTCCCTCCCGGATGCTGCCGGCACGCCGATCACCGTGGAGGTCAGTGCCGATCGTTACGGCGCCATCACCGCCACCCTGCTGGTCCCCGGGAACTACCCGGCTGGAGCGGCCGATGTGACAGCGACCGGCGAGGTCTCCGGTGTGCCCGTGACGGATCGGCTCACGGTCGTCTACGAGCCGTCGGTCACCGTCCCCGAAGTTGTGGTCGCAGGCGGAGGCATCGCGGTCGACGGCGAAGGATTCGCCTCCGGCGAGACCGTCGTGGTCTCGATCCCCGGCGCGAACGGTGGCGCTCCGATCGAGATCAGGACGACCGCGGATGCCGACGGCGGCATCACCACGACGCTGCCCGTGCCGACCGACTACCCGCTCGGTCCGGTCGACGTGACCGTGGTCGGCAACGTCTCGCGCACCCCTGTGACGGAGGAGGTCCTGGTGGAGGAACCGGCGACCACCTACACCCCCGGGATCGGCCTGGAGCCGGCGACGGTGGTGCCTGGTGGCACCACGACGGTGACCGGCGAGGGCTTCGCCCCGGGTGAGACCGTCACGGTCTCCCTCCCCGGCGTGGGTGGAACGCCGATCCAGGTCGAGGAAACGGCAGACGGCGACGGCGCCATCGACGTCGGCGTCACCGTCCCCGGGAACTACCCGGTGGGTCCGGTCGACGTGACCGTGGTCGGCGACATCTCGAAAACCCCGGTGACCGGGGAACTCATGGTCGAGGAACCGGACGTCGTCTACACCCCGGTGATCGCCGTGGACCCGTCCACGGTCGTCGCGGGTGGCAGCACGACGGTCACGGGTACCGGCTTCGCCGCCGGGGAGACCGTCACGGTCTCCCTCCCTGGCGTCGACGGTGGCGCCCCGGTCTCGGTGAGCACCACCGCCGGGCCTGACGGGGTCATCACGGCGAATCTTCGCGTCCCCGCGAACTACCCGGCCGGCGACGTCACCGTGACAGCGCTCGGTACTGTGTCGAAGGCGGGAGGGAACGACGACCTGGTGGTCGTGTACGAGACGTCGATCACCGCCGCTGAGACGGTGATCGCCGGTGACAGCACGACGGTCACGGGCGCCGGCTTCGCTCCGGGTGAGACCGTCACGGTCTCCCTCCCTGGCGTCGACGGTGGCGCCCCGGTCTCGGTGAGCACAACCGCCGGGCCTGACGGGGTCATCACGGCGAATCTTCGCGTCCCCGCGAACTACCCGGCCGGCGACGTCACCGTGACCGCGCTCGGCGCCGTGTCGAAGACGGCGGCGACCGACGATCTGTCGGTGGCCTACGAGCCGTCGATCACCGCCCCCCGGACCGTGCTGGCGGGCAGCGACGTCACTGTGATCGGCGGCGGCTTCGCTCCGGGTGAGACCGTCACGGTCTCCATCCCGGGCTTCGACGGCGGCGCCGACATCCTGGTGCAGGTCACCGCAGGTTCTGACGGAACGATCTCCGCGACGCTCGCGGTGCCGGGCGCCTACCCGGCCGGCGACGTCACCGTGACCGCGCTCGGTACTGCGTCGAAGACGGCGGCTACCCATGAGCTGTCGGTGACCTACCGGACCACGATCACGGTCCCCGGGACGGTGACCGCCGGTGATGACATCGCTGTGACAGGCGGCGGCTTCGCCCCCGGTGAGACCGTCACTGTCTCCATCCCCGGTGCTGCCCAGGGTGATGCCCTGATCGACGTCGAGGTCACTGCAGGTGCCGATGGGACCATCACCGCCAACCTCCAGGTTCCGGGGAATTACCCGGCGGGAACCGTCGACGTGACGGCGCGCGGTGCAGTCTCCGCGACGCCGGCGACGGCTGACCTCACGGTCGACTACGAGACCGCCATCACCGTGGATCCGGCGACCGTGGTGGCCGGGAGCAGCACGACGGTAACCGGTGACGGGTTCGCTGCGGGGGAGACCGTCACGGTCTCCATCCCCGGGGTGAACGGCGGGCAGGCGATCTCGGTGAGCACTACCGCGAACGATGACGGTGAGATCAGCGCGACGCTGCTCGTGCCGGGCACCTACCCCGCGGGCGACGTCGTCGTGACCGCGCGCGGCGCCGTCTCGGATGCCGAGGCGACCACGGTGCTGGCAGTCACGTACGAGACGGCGATCACGCTGGATCCGGCGACGGTCGTGGCCGGGAGCAGCACGACGGTGACCGGTGACGGGTTCGCCGCGGGGGAGACCGTGACGGTCTCCATCCCCGGCGTGAACGGCGGGCAGGCGATCTCGGTCGACGTCACCGCGAACGATGACGGCGGAATCGACGCGATCATCGTGGTCCCCGGCGGATACGTCCCGGGTACGGTGACGGTGACCGCGCTCGGTGCGGTGTCGAAGACGGAGGCGACCACTGAACTGGCGGTCACCTACGATCCGACGATCACCGTGGATCCGGCGACGGTCGTGGCCGGCAGCAGCACGACGGTGACCGGTGTCGGGTTCGCCGCCGGCGAGACGGTGACCCTCTCGATCCCTGGCGTGAATGGAGGGGCTCCGATCTCGGGGACCACCACCGCGAACGATGACGGCGAGATCACCGCGACATTGCTCGTGCCGGGCACCTACCCCGCGGGCGACGTCGTCGTGACCGCGCGCGGTGTCGTGTCCGCGACGGCCGTCACCGCCGGGTTCGAGATCACCTACCGCACGGCCATCACGGTTCCGGCAACGGTGGCCGCGGGTGGGGACCTCGGGGTGAGCGGTACCGGGTTCGCCGCGGGTGAGACGGTGACCCTCTCGATCCCTGGCGTGAACGGAGGGCCGGCAGTCTCGGGGACCACCACCGCGAACGGTGACGGCGAGATCATCGCGACGCTGACCGTGCCGGGCGACTACCCCGCGGGCGACGTCGTCGTGACCGCCCGCGGCGCGGTGTCCCGAGTGGCTGCCACGGACACGACGGCGGTCACCTACGATCCCACGATCACCGTTCCTGCGACCGTCGTCGCAGGCGACGGCATCACCGTGACCGGCGACGGCTTCGCCCCGGGTGAGACCGTCACGGTCTCGATACCCGGAGTGGACGGTGACGAACAGATCTCGGTCGGGACGACCGCGGGTGCCGAGGGGACCATCACGGTCACCGTCCCGGTGCCGGCCGACTACCCGGCCGGAGCGGTCGAGATCACTGCGGTCGGCGCCGTCTCGGGGACTCCGGTGTCCGGAGACCTGGCAGTCATCTACACCCCGTTGATCACCCTGGATCCGTCGACGGTCGTCGCCGGTGGCTCCACGACGGTGACCGGCGGCGGCTTCGCCCCGGGTGAGACGGTCAGGGTCTCGATCCCCGGTGTGGACGGCGGAGATCCGATCGAGGTCGAGGTCCCAGCGGATGAGGACGGCGCGATCGACGTCGACATCACCGTGCCGGGCGGCTACCCGGCCGGCCCGGTCGAGGTGACCGTGGCCGGCGACATCTCGGACACCCCGGTGACCGAGGAACTCACCGTCGAGGAGATCGACGACGCCTACACCCCGTCGATCACCCTGGACCCGTCGACGGTCGTCGCCGGAGGTTCCACGACGGTGACCGGCGGCGGGTTCGCCCCGGGCGAGACGGTCGAGGTCTCCATCCCCGGCGTGGACGGTGGCGACCCGATCCTGGTCGAGGACATCGCGGACGGAGAAGGTGCGATCGAAGCCGTCCTCGAGGTCCCGGCCGGCTACCCGGCGGGCCCGGTCGACATCACCGTGATCGGAGACATCTCGGACACTCCCGTGGTCGAGGAACTCGCGGTCGTCTACCAGCCCGTGGTCACCGTTCCCGGAACGGTCGCCTCAGGCGAGAACCTCCCGGTGACCGGTGGGGGCTTCGCCCCGAAGGAGACCGTCACGGTCTCCATCCCCGGCGTGGGCGGTGGCGATCCGATCGAGGTCGAGGTCGAGGCGGATGAGGATGGTGCGATCGACGTCGGCATCACGGTGCCGGGCGGCTACCCCGCGGGGCCCGTGGACGTGACCGTCGTCGGCGACGTCTCGAAGACCCCGGTGGTCGAGGAGATCGCGGTCGTCCACCAGCCGTCGATCACGCTGGATCCGTCGACGGTCGTCGCCGGCAGCAGCACGACGGTCACGGGCACCGGCTTCGCTGCCGGTGAGACCGTCACTGTCTCGATCCCCGGCATGAACGGGGGAGCCCCGATCTCGGTGAGCACCACCGCGGATGCGGACGGGACCATCGAGGTGGCCCTGCCGGTCCCCGCGGGCTACCCCGCGGGAACCCTCACGGTGACAGCGCTCGGGGAGGTCTCGGACGAGGAGGCGACGGCGGGCCTGTCCGTCACCTACGACACCGCGATCAGCCTCACCGAGAACGAGGTCACCGCTGGTGACGACGTCACGGTCACCGGTACCGGCTTCGCCCCGGGCGAGACCGTCACGGTCTCCATCCCGGGGACGAGCGAGGGCGACGAGCGGATCTCGGTCACGGTCACGGCTGCTCCTGATGGAACCATCCGGGCGACCCTGCCCGTGCCGGACGGCTACCCCCAGAGGGACCTCGTGGTCACGGCCCTGGGCGACATCTCGGACACCCCGGCGACGGCGGAGCTGACCATCGACACCGAGGGTGAGGGTGACGAGGCCGCACCGGACATCATCGTCGATCCCGGCACCGCCGCCCCCGGAGACACCGTCGTCGTCATCGGTGACGGATTCACCCCCGGCGGGACGATCACCGTCTCGCTCGGATGCGGAGGAGTCGCGACCGTGGTCTCCGATGGTGAGGGCTCGTTCTCCGTCGAGGTGACAGTGCCGCAGGACTGCCCTCCCGGTCCCACGACGGTGACGGCCGACGAGGATGCCAGTGACGAGGCGGCGACGGTCGTACTGGTCATCGCGTCGTCCGGCGACGTGACCCCCGGCACCGACTCGGGCACGGACACCGGCACCGATACCGGTGCCGGGACCGACGGCGGGAACATCGGCGGGAACAACCGCGGTGGGGACCTCGCCAGCACCGGCACCTCCGGGCTGTTCGCGCTGATCGGGGTCGCCCTGGCGGTCCTCGTGGCCGGAGGAGCGGTTCTCGCGTCCAGCAGGTCGCGCCGCGGCTGA
- a CDS encoding uracil-xanthine permease family protein yields the protein MSARGMSWTLHGDGRNVLPGRFVAPEERLSWPRTIGIGAQHVVAMFGATFLVPLITGFPPSTTLLFSGIGTILFLVITAGKVPSYLGSSFAFIAPIAAAQGQYGPAGALGGIIMAGAALAIIGLIVHTAGARWIQVAMPPIVTGSIVALIGLNLAPTAKASFEQAPLTALVTVIAILLVTVLFKGILGRLSILVGVLAGYVVAMIRGEVDFAAIGDAAWIGLPDFSTPEFHLSVVGLFVPVVLVLVAENIGHVKSVAAMTDRDLDPLTGRALMADGIATMIAGAGGGSGTTTYAENIGVMAASRVYSTAAYWVAGIVAILLSLFPKFGALIATVPAGVLGGAGVVLYGMIGILGVRIWVQNQVNFSNPINLSTAGVALVIGIADFTWVIGDLTFAGIALGTAAALLIFHGMTGIARARGSEHVAGPEELESSDHGSRPSKLG from the coding sequence ATGAGCGCACGCGGTATGAGCTGGACCCTCCACGGGGACGGCCGGAACGTCCTCCCGGGCCGCTTCGTCGCCCCGGAGGAACGCCTGAGCTGGCCGAGGACCATCGGCATCGGCGCCCAGCACGTCGTCGCGATGTTCGGGGCGACCTTCCTCGTCCCGCTCATCACCGGCTTCCCGCCGTCGACCACCCTGCTGTTCTCGGGGATCGGGACCATCCTGTTCCTCGTCATCACGGCGGGGAAGGTGCCGAGCTACCTCGGTTCGAGCTTCGCCTTCATCGCGCCCATCGCCGCTGCGCAGGGCCAGTACGGACCGGCGGGTGCGCTCGGCGGCATCATCATGGCCGGGGCGGCCCTCGCGATCATCGGGCTGATCGTCCACACCGCGGGCGCCCGGTGGATCCAGGTCGCCATGCCGCCGATTGTCACCGGCTCCATCGTGGCCCTGATCGGCCTGAACCTGGCCCCGACCGCGAAGGCGAGCTTCGAGCAGGCACCGCTCACCGCGCTCGTCACCGTGATCGCGATCCTGCTCGTCACCGTGCTGTTCAAGGGCATCCTCGGGCGCCTCTCGATCCTCGTCGGCGTCCTCGCCGGCTACGTCGTGGCGATGATCCGCGGGGAGGTGGACTTCGCCGCGATCGGCGACGCCGCATGGATCGGCCTCCCGGACTTCTCCACCCCCGAGTTCCACCTGTCCGTCGTCGGCCTCTTCGTCCCCGTGGTCCTCGTGCTCGTGGCGGAGAACATCGGCCACGTGAAGTCCGTGGCGGCGATGACCGATCGGGACCTCGATCCCCTGACCGGGCGCGCACTCATGGCGGACGGGATCGCCACCATGATCGCCGGCGCCGGAGGCGGGTCCGGCACCACCACGTACGCCGAGAACATCGGCGTCATGGCGGCCTCCCGCGTCTACTCGACGGCCGCCTACTGGGTGGCCGGGATCGTCGCCATCCTGCTGAGCCTCTTCCCGAAGTTCGGGGCGCTCATCGCCACCGTCCCCGCCGGGGTGCTCGGCGGCGCGGGCGTGGTGCTGTACGGCATGATCGGCATCCTCGGGGTCCGCATCTGGGTGCAGAACCAGGTGAACTTCTCCAACCCCATCAACCTGTCGACGGCAGGCGTGGCGCTGGTCATCGGGATCGCCGATTTCACCTGGGTCATCGGGGACCTGACCTTCGCGGGGATCGCCCTCGGCACCGCTGCAGCGCTCCTCATCTTCCACGGCATGACGGGGATCGCCCGGGCGCGAGGCAGTGAACACGTGGCCGGTCCGGAGGAACTGGAATCCAGCGACCACGGGAGCAGGCCCTCGAAGCTCGGCTGA